From the genome of Calliopsis andreniformis isolate RMS-2024a unplaced genomic scaffold, iyCalAndr_principal scaffold0022, whole genome shotgun sequence, one region includes:
- the LOC143187253 gene encoding uncharacterized protein LOC143187253 translates to MDRSLIATSNAATFTECVLELVSNSLNANATAIAIRIHADKRKIQIVDNGIGISKKELETVAEYESKNSDCCKTQCVCDSQKTLVNIRRLCDAMLITSRYYNSSKTYMKVFKVWCAPKIVKVHRRPSQGTTVTIYGFHELSLNKWNIFSMHHLIATIAIINIQASFSIRDDQEKRIIMVASKSRSPIKSIHLLYNKEISFTNLWCVKHTRTSDINFHAYVALTKSYATQYIFLNNKPVYCPVILHMISSTFIALWHFFGKVQSKQILKPEAVFILLFIRSTQYIFSVEKGKRILILTSTQDLLHIIRSEIVNIFIKNIMPLPNSVAKYIRNHKNVMYNRLNTLNSIQIFKKTPMLLQPCASNKIEREMITNQLNLTQISCVVSQSFTSVSQNTNVIDEHHTPTLSEWSNWTYPELDDLYNPKKIQSVSKKRNFDRDSLNFYKRFNFLPEKLHKLLRGKAKLTKTNILNELSGSILSVKLKSGLESKK, encoded by the exons ATGGACAGATCATTAATTGCAACATCGAACGCAGCAACTTTTACGGAATGTGTGCTGGAATTG GTTTCAAATTCTTTAAACGCAAATGCAACGGCGATTGCGATACGAATTCATGCTGACAAACGTAAGATTCAAATAGTAGACAATGGTATAGGAATATCTAAGAAGGAATTAGAAACTGTTGCCGAATACGAATCGAAAAATTCTGATTGTTGTAAAACACAGTGTGTTTGCGATTCCCAGAAGACACTCGTAAACATTCGTAGACTATGCGATGCTATGTTAATTACTTCCAGATATTATAATTCATCTAAAACGTATATGAAG GTGTTCAAAGTATGGTGTGCTCCAAAGATTGTAAAAGTTCACAGGAGACCTTCCCAGGGCACTACAGTGACCATCTATGGATTTCATGAGTTATCCTTAAATAAATGGAATATATTCTCTATGCATCATCTAATTGCAACTATTGCCATAATTAATATACAG GCTTCATTTTCCATCAGAGATGACCAAGAGAAAAGAATTATCATGGTAGCTAGCAAATCGCGTAGCCCTATCAAAAGTATTCATTTGCTGTATAATAAGGAAATTTCATTTACTAATCTTTGGTGTGTCAAACATACACGAACATCTGATATTAACTTCCATGCATACGTAGCATTAACCAAATCTTATGCTACACAGTACATTTTTCTAAACAATAAGCCTGTATATTGTCCTGTAATTTTGCACATGATTTCATCTACCTTTATTGCCTTATGGCATTTCTTTGGGAAAGTCCAATCTAAGCAAATACTAAAACCAGAAgcagtttttattttattattcattagAAGTACACAATACATTTTCTCGgtagaaaaaggaaaaagaattttgATTTTAACTAGTACTCAAGATTTACTGCATATCATTCGAAGTGAAATAGTAAATATCTTTATCAAAAATATTATGCCTCTTCCTAATAGTGTTGCAAAATATATCAGAAACCATAAGAATGTAATGTACAATCGTCTAAATACTTTAAAcagcattcaaatatttaagaaaacGCCAATGCTTCTACAACCATGTGCTTCGAATAAAATAGAACGTGAGATGATTACGAATCAATTAAACCTAACCCAGATATCGTGTGTTGTTTCTCAGTCATTTACATCTGTTTCACAAAACACTAATGTAATTGACGAACATCATACACCGACACTTTCTGAGTGGTCTAATTGGACCTATCCCGAGTTGGATGATTTATATAATCCAAAGAAAATTCAATCTGTTTCCAAAAAACGTAATTTTGATAGAGACTCCTTAAATTTTTACAAACGTTTCAATTTTTTACCAGAAAAATTACATAAGCTTTTACGTGGTAAGGCAAAGTTGACAAAAACAAATATTTTGAATGAATTGAGTGGGAGTATACTCTCAGTTAAATTAAAATCTGGATTGGAAAGTAAGAAATAA
- the LOC143187361 gene encoding uncharacterized protein LOC143187361 isoform X2, which produces MNIKLILICTIFVLFIFVDTGDSKSTRRTSGSRSRSSGWGSFGSSWSKSTSRPRTSQTSHSSSQQTYQDKKPTGTNTAVKPSAPVNEHAAKTSATNVQSGYTPSGGYPRQPASNPYYANTNSQAGQPYNPSVGQAYNPSVGHGYSPVGGHPPVGGHPPVGGYPSYGGSPPYNAPPLGGYNPGFGQPSYGQSFGQPFGSSMGQMPQQTILLQGAQKPGIGQLAKEAFVFAGVSAGVNAAVNRLLPGGIYGTRSSSGTNEHSGVSHTEITYNNYYNNGTAPAPVPVPSQNSEPAPGTAAAASPSPANQPASQPVAEAPQASQSNTGTNSAPPHNGNSQEAPQNNPNPLGFITSNDEIKKLTESLFEKEKNNAFKYITVNLQKQKNDESVTDDASEPLLDVKAEAYEMPTVKAVLALHDNYELNVKTKETVTSEEHREESDFLDKILETDIMKSTMKFLADKGYIQDDEYEFKDTLKRTWFSQFKRIDGDASSSGFETVFLAEQFDSDIIGLHNWIYYAKQEAEKKLNYLGYIKEVKLSDKGAVLKVRSSLNGIVQPVTTIFVGTSPELEFALYTMCFFTRPNNVCPVSLGGSEFMIIVSRVNYFGKDILISGYPDI; this is translated from the exons ATGAACATCAAACTGATCCTAATTTGCACCATTTTTGTCTTATTCATATTTG TAGATACAGGAGATAGTAAGTCAACCAGACGAACTTCTGGAAGCAGAAGTAGGAGTTCGGGATGGGGCTCCTTCGGATCATCATGGTCAAAGTCGACATCGCGACCTCGTACTTCTCAAACCTCTCACAGTTCCTCTCAACAAACGTATCAAG ATAAAAAGCCAACTGGAACTAATACTGCTGTAAAACCGTCTGCTCCCGTGAATGAGCACGCCGCTAAAACCAGTGCTACTAACGTTCAATCTGGATATACTCCATCAG GTGGATATCCTCGTCAACCAGCTAGCAATCCGTATTACGCAAACACAAATTCTCAAGCAGGTCAGCCATACAACCCTTCTGTTGGTCAAGCTTACAATCCTTCAGTAGGTCATGGTTACAGCCCTGTAGGGGGACATCCCCCAGTTGGAGGACATCCTCCAGTTGGAGGATATCCATCCTATGGTGGATCGCCCCCATACAATGCTCCACCTCTTGGAGGCTACAATcctggtttcgggcaaccgtctTATGGGCAATCCTTTGGACAGCCTTTCGGTTCATCAATGGGACAGATGCCCCAGCAAACTATATTGCTGCAGGGGGCACAAAAACCTGGTATTGGACAGCTAGCGAAGGAGGCATTTGTTTTTGCTGGCGTCAGTGCTGGAGTAAATGCAGCAGTAAATAGATTGCTTCCTGGAGGAATTTATGGAACCAGAAGTTCTAGCGGAACTAACGAACATAGTGGTGTTTCACACACTGAAATTACATACAATAACTATTACAATAATGGAACTGCACCAGCTCCAGTTCCAGTTCCCAGTCAAAATTCTGAGCCTGCTCCAGGTACAGCTGCTGCTGCTAGCCCATCTCCTGCAAACCAACCAGCTTCACAGCCAGTTGCAGAGGCACCTCAGGCGTCGCAAAGCAATACGGGCACAAACAGTGCGCCGCCACATAATGGAAACTCCCAGGAAGCGCCGCAAAACAATCCCAATCCGCTAGGATTTATCACTTCTAATGATGAGATTAAAAAACTAACGGAAAGTCTCTTTGAAAAGGAAAAGAACAATGCTTTTAAATATATAACGGTCAATTTACAAAAGCAAAAGAACGATGAGAGCGTCACTGATGATGCTTCCGAACC TCTATTGGATGTAAAAGCTGAAGCTTATGAGATGCCAacagtaaaagctgttttagctTTGCACGACAATTATGAATTAAATGTTAAGACGAAAGAAACTGTCACCTCTGAAGAACATAGAGAGGAATCGGATTTTCTTGACAAGATCCTTGAAACTGACATTATGAAATCAACCATGAAATTCTTGGCTGACAAGGGATATATACAAGATGATGAATATGAATTCAAGGATACCTTAAAACGTACATGGTTTTCTCAATTTAAGCGAATCGACGGAGATGCATCGAGCTCTGGTTTTGAGACTGTATTTTTGGCCGAGCAATTCGATTCGGATATAATAGGCTTACATAATTGGATTTACTATGCAAAGCAGGAGGCAGAGAAGAAACTCAATTATCTTGGATACATTAAGGAAGTCAAGTTAAGCGAT AAAGGAGCAGTCTTGAAAGTACGCTCGTCTTTAAATGGAATTGTTCAACCTGTTACGACAATTTTTGTTGGCACATCGCCTGAATTAGAGTTTGCTCTCTATACTATGTGTTTCTTCACTCGTCCTAACAACGTCTGCCCAGTATCGCTGGGAGGATCAgaattcatgattattgtgagcagagTTAATTACTTTGGCAAGGACATTTTAATATCAGGTTATCCTGATATTTAA
- the LOC143187361 gene encoding uncharacterized protein LOC143187361 isoform X1, with the protein MNIKLILICTIFVLFIFAVDTGDSKSTRRTSGSRSRSSGWGSFGSSWSKSTSRPRTSQTSHSSSQQTYQDKKPTGTNTAVKPSAPVNEHAAKTSATNVQSGYTPSGGYPRQPASNPYYANTNSQAGQPYNPSVGQAYNPSVGHGYSPVGGHPPVGGHPPVGGYPSYGGSPPYNAPPLGGYNPGFGQPSYGQSFGQPFGSSMGQMPQQTILLQGAQKPGIGQLAKEAFVFAGVSAGVNAAVNRLLPGGIYGTRSSSGTNEHSGVSHTEITYNNYYNNGTAPAPVPVPSQNSEPAPGTAAAASPSPANQPASQPVAEAPQASQSNTGTNSAPPHNGNSQEAPQNNPNPLGFITSNDEIKKLTESLFEKEKNNAFKYITVNLQKQKNDESVTDDASEPLLDVKAEAYEMPTVKAVLALHDNYELNVKTKETVTSEEHREESDFLDKILETDIMKSTMKFLADKGYIQDDEYEFKDTLKRTWFSQFKRIDGDASSSGFETVFLAEQFDSDIIGLHNWIYYAKQEAEKKLNYLGYIKEVKLSDKGAVLKVRSSLNGIVQPVTTIFVGTSPELEFALYTMCFFTRPNNVCPVSLGGSEFMIIVSRVNYFGKDILISGYPDI; encoded by the exons ATGAACATCAAACTGATCCTAATTTGCACCATTTTTGTCTTATTCATATTTG CAGTAGATACAGGAGATAGTAAGTCAACCAGACGAACTTCTGGAAGCAGAAGTAGGAGTTCGGGATGGGGCTCCTTCGGATCATCATGGTCAAAGTCGACATCGCGACCTCGTACTTCTCAAACCTCTCACAGTTCCTCTCAACAAACGTATCAAG ATAAAAAGCCAACTGGAACTAATACTGCTGTAAAACCGTCTGCTCCCGTGAATGAGCACGCCGCTAAAACCAGTGCTACTAACGTTCAATCTGGATATACTCCATCAG GTGGATATCCTCGTCAACCAGCTAGCAATCCGTATTACGCAAACACAAATTCTCAAGCAGGTCAGCCATACAACCCTTCTGTTGGTCAAGCTTACAATCCTTCAGTAGGTCATGGTTACAGCCCTGTAGGGGGACATCCCCCAGTTGGAGGACATCCTCCAGTTGGAGGATATCCATCCTATGGTGGATCGCCCCCATACAATGCTCCACCTCTTGGAGGCTACAATcctggtttcgggcaaccgtctTATGGGCAATCCTTTGGACAGCCTTTCGGTTCATCAATGGGACAGATGCCCCAGCAAACTATATTGCTGCAGGGGGCACAAAAACCTGGTATTGGACAGCTAGCGAAGGAGGCATTTGTTTTTGCTGGCGTCAGTGCTGGAGTAAATGCAGCAGTAAATAGATTGCTTCCTGGAGGAATTTATGGAACCAGAAGTTCTAGCGGAACTAACGAACATAGTGGTGTTTCACACACTGAAATTACATACAATAACTATTACAATAATGGAACTGCACCAGCTCCAGTTCCAGTTCCCAGTCAAAATTCTGAGCCTGCTCCAGGTACAGCTGCTGCTGCTAGCCCATCTCCTGCAAACCAACCAGCTTCACAGCCAGTTGCAGAGGCACCTCAGGCGTCGCAAAGCAATACGGGCACAAACAGTGCGCCGCCACATAATGGAAACTCCCAGGAAGCGCCGCAAAACAATCCCAATCCGCTAGGATTTATCACTTCTAATGATGAGATTAAAAAACTAACGGAAAGTCTCTTTGAAAAGGAAAAGAACAATGCTTTTAAATATATAACGGTCAATTTACAAAAGCAAAAGAACGATGAGAGCGTCACTGATGATGCTTCCGAACC TCTATTGGATGTAAAAGCTGAAGCTTATGAGATGCCAacagtaaaagctgttttagctTTGCACGACAATTATGAATTAAATGTTAAGACGAAAGAAACTGTCACCTCTGAAGAACATAGAGAGGAATCGGATTTTCTTGACAAGATCCTTGAAACTGACATTATGAAATCAACCATGAAATTCTTGGCTGACAAGGGATATATACAAGATGATGAATATGAATTCAAGGATACCTTAAAACGTACATGGTTTTCTCAATTTAAGCGAATCGACGGAGATGCATCGAGCTCTGGTTTTGAGACTGTATTTTTGGCCGAGCAATTCGATTCGGATATAATAGGCTTACATAATTGGATTTACTATGCAAAGCAGGAGGCAGAGAAGAAACTCAATTATCTTGGATACATTAAGGAAGTCAAGTTAAGCGAT AAAGGAGCAGTCTTGAAAGTACGCTCGTCTTTAAATGGAATTGTTCAACCTGTTACGACAATTTTTGTTGGCACATCGCCTGAATTAGAGTTTGCTCTCTATACTATGTGTTTCTTCACTCGTCCTAACAACGTCTGCCCAGTATCGCTGGGAGGATCAgaattcatgattattgtgagcagagTTAATTACTTTGGCAAGGACATTTTAATATCAGGTTATCCTGATATTTAA